One part of the Salinimonas iocasae genome encodes these proteins:
- a CDS encoding acetyl/propionyl/methylcrotonyl-CoA carboxylase subunit alpha, which translates to MIKKILIANRGEIACRVIKTARKLGISTVAVYSDADANALHVTMADEAVHIGPAPSKDSYLKADKILKVAQTLSADAVHPGYGFLSENADFARACADNNITFIGPGPDAIAAMGSKSAAKHIMEEAGVPLVPGYHGDDQSVETLRQHADNMGYPVLLKAAAGGGGKGMRQVWKAEEFDSALQAAKREAMASFSDDVMLIEKYLTQPRHVEIQVFCDTHGNGVYLFERDCSVQRRHQKIIEEAPAPGMSESIRQQMGEAAIKAAQAINYVGAGTVEFLLDGEDFYFMEMNTRLQVEHPVTEKITGEDLVDWQIQVANGQPLPKAQHELQLHGHAFEARLYAEDPENGFLPATGKLTLLQPPAESKHVRVDTGVVQGDEVSVYYDPMIAKLIVWDENRDRALQRLLAALRDYHVAGVTTNLEFLYNVAASEPFQKAELLTTFVEKHESLLLNSPKQVSDHMLAAASMLVLLSGNQGHSQHVNDPDSPWSLPVAWRPNFSYQQTLSFCVGEEALSVVVTHTGTSQRANQWSMLIGDKSYQVSGQIDGHVLQAQIDGYHQRIGWAADDTRYTLFSPAGAIHLNYQKPDMGDVDDAAHDGGFAAPMNGTIVDVAVSEGESVKKGATLLVMEAMKMEHNITAPSDGTVKSVYYAAGDLVDGGSQLLEFEADE; encoded by the coding sequence ATGATTAAAAAGATTCTGATTGCAAACCGGGGAGAAATAGCCTGCCGGGTAATCAAGACAGCGCGTAAACTTGGTATCAGTACCGTCGCAGTCTACTCAGACGCTGACGCGAATGCGCTGCATGTAACGATGGCAGATGAAGCCGTGCATATCGGCCCTGCACCATCTAAAGACAGCTATCTCAAAGCAGATAAAATCCTCAAAGTTGCTCAAACGCTTAGTGCTGATGCAGTACACCCCGGGTATGGCTTTTTGTCTGAAAATGCCGACTTTGCACGTGCCTGTGCTGATAACAATATTACATTCATTGGCCCTGGCCCCGACGCCATTGCCGCTATGGGTTCAAAATCCGCCGCCAAGCATATTATGGAAGAAGCCGGTGTACCTCTGGTACCTGGTTATCACGGCGATGATCAGTCTGTTGAGACACTGAGACAGCACGCTGACAATATGGGCTACCCTGTTCTGCTTAAAGCTGCCGCAGGCGGCGGTGGTAAAGGCATGCGCCAGGTGTGGAAAGCAGAAGAGTTCGATAGCGCATTACAGGCTGCCAAGCGCGAGGCCATGGCCAGTTTCAGCGACGATGTCATGCTAATTGAAAAATACCTGACACAACCACGTCATGTTGAGATTCAGGTGTTTTGCGATACTCACGGCAACGGGGTTTATCTTTTTGAGCGTGACTGTTCCGTGCAGCGTCGACATCAAAAAATTATCGAAGAGGCCCCTGCCCCGGGTATGTCTGAATCAATTCGTCAGCAGATGGGTGAAGCGGCAATTAAAGCGGCTCAGGCCATTAATTATGTCGGTGCCGGTACCGTAGAGTTTTTGCTGGATGGCGAAGACTTTTATTTCATGGAAATGAATACCCGCCTTCAGGTGGAGCACCCGGTTACTGAGAAGATAACCGGCGAGGATTTGGTAGACTGGCAGATTCAGGTAGCCAATGGGCAACCTTTACCAAAAGCCCAGCACGAGCTCCAGTTGCATGGCCATGCTTTTGAAGCGAGGTTGTATGCAGAAGATCCGGAAAACGGCTTTCTTCCCGCTACAGGTAAACTTACATTGCTACAACCGCCGGCTGAATCAAAGCATGTACGCGTAGATACCGGCGTTGTTCAGGGCGATGAAGTTTCCGTCTATTATGACCCTATGATAGCCAAGCTTATTGTATGGGATGAAAACCGGGACCGCGCTCTGCAACGTTTGCTCGCTGCGCTTCGTGATTACCATGTTGCCGGCGTCACAACGAATCTGGAATTTCTGTATAACGTTGCCGCCAGTGAGCCGTTCCAGAAAGCCGAACTGCTTACAACATTTGTAGAAAAGCACGAGTCATTATTGCTCAATAGCCCGAAACAGGTTAGCGATCATATGCTCGCAGCGGCTTCTATGCTTGTATTGCTGTCAGGAAATCAGGGCCACTCACAGCACGTTAATGATCCCGACTCGCCCTGGTCATTACCTGTAGCATGGCGTCCGAATTTCAGTTACCAGCAAACACTTTCTTTTTGCGTGGGCGAAGAGGCGTTGAGTGTTGTTGTAACACATACCGGAACATCGCAGCGTGCTAATCAGTGGTCTATGTTAATCGGTGATAAATCCTATCAGGTAAGCGGACAAATTGACGGTCACGTATTGCAGGCACAGATTGATGGCTATCATCAGCGAATTGGCTGGGCCGCCGATGATACCCGGTATACGCTGTTCTCCCCTGCCGGGGCGATACACCTCAACTATCAGAAACCCGACATGGGGGATGTAGATGATGCCGCTCACGATGGCGGGTTTGCAGCCCCGATGAATGGCACCATCGTTGATGTTGCCGTCAGCGAAGGCGAGTCAGTTAAAAAAGGCGCCACGTTGCTGGTAATGGAAGCAATGAAAATGGAGCATAATATTACAGCGCCGTCCGATGGAACGGTTAAATCTGTGTATTACGCCGCGGGTGACCTTGTTGACGGTGGGTCCCAGTTGCTGGAGTTTGAGGCCGATGAATAA
- a CDS encoding hydroxymethylglutaryl-CoA lyase: MNNFPKSVSLVEVGPRDGLQNEKTEVSTQTKVELVNLLADAGHRRIETGSFVSPKWVPQMADSGEVFSLISRREGVSYSALTPNTKGLENALSANADEVAIFGAASESFSQKNINCSIEESLERFAPVVEQAAARGKPVRGYVSCVLGCPYEGEIAPEAVANVAKIMLDMGCYEVSLGDTIGTGTPFKTQRMLEVVTDVVPVSKIGAHFHDTYGQALANLYVALSAGVSVIDSAVAGLGGCPYAKGASGNVATEDVLYMLDGMGISTGVDMTRLLKASSFIMEAVGRKPSSKVANALMESC; this comes from the coding sequence ATGAATAATTTTCCAAAAAGTGTCAGTCTTGTTGAAGTAGGCCCCCGGGACGGACTGCAAAACGAAAAGACCGAAGTGAGCACACAAACCAAAGTGGAATTGGTTAACCTGCTTGCTGATGCGGGTCATCGCCGCATTGAAACCGGTAGTTTTGTATCTCCTAAATGGGTGCCTCAAATGGCCGATTCGGGAGAGGTTTTTTCTCTAATCAGCCGGCGGGAAGGCGTTTCGTACTCTGCGCTGACACCCAATACTAAAGGGCTTGAAAATGCTTTATCAGCCAACGCTGATGAGGTTGCTATTTTTGGTGCCGCTTCTGAGTCGTTCAGTCAGAAAAATATCAATTGCTCGATTGAGGAAAGCCTTGAGAGGTTTGCGCCTGTTGTAGAGCAGGCTGCGGCTCGCGGGAAACCAGTGCGGGGCTATGTGTCCTGCGTTCTGGGCTGCCCTTACGAGGGCGAGATAGCGCCTGAAGCGGTGGCAAATGTTGCTAAAATCATGCTGGACATGGGCTGCTATGAAGTTTCACTGGGTGACACCATCGGTACAGGTACACCGTTTAAAACGCAGCGTATGCTGGAGGTGGTCACCGATGTGGTGCCGGTCAGTAAGATTGGCGCACATTTCCACGATACCTATGGTCAGGCGCTGGCTAATCTGTACGTCGCACTTAGTGCCGGCGTCTCGGTTATTGATAGTGCGGTAGCCGGCCTGGGCGGTTGTCCTTATGCGAAAGGTGCCAGCGGAAATGTTGCTACCGAGGATGTACTGTACATGCTCGACGGCATGGGAATCAGTACTGGCGTTGACATGACCAGGCTACTCAAAGCATCTTCGTTTATTATGGAGGCTGTGGGAAGAAAGCCCTCATCTAAAGTGGCTAATGCGCTGATGGAGTCGTGTTAG
- a CDS encoding NRAMP family divalent metal transporter, producing the protein MATAAIGGSHLVAATQAGANYGWQLVLLILTVNILKYPFFRAAVSFTVSSGQSLQQGYARMGKGYLIAALGVNCIAAVVNAAALLMFSASLLGYFLPVALPIPVLSALVLTSILFILMAGHFGAMNKIAKLIMFVLVVSTIIAASAAAINGAVAPATFTPESPWSVVAIGFLVVTMGWMPAPIEISAITSLWLKRQKQTQPVTPASALFDFNLGYMTTMLLALVFLALGALVLHGSGQTLASGGIGFSKQLVDLYASTIGEWSRWLIAAIAFLCIFGSALTVYDGYCRAITEAASLLKGKADIPQKQFTGVLVAVAVISFAIVLFFKSALLAMLGFAMTLAFITTPLFAWLNHRLVKTSSLDETLKGGRWLTALSYLGLAYLFGFLGVFVWWKFV; encoded by the coding sequence ATGGCAACAGCCGCCATTGGTGGCAGTCATCTTGTCGCAGCAACGCAGGCCGGCGCGAATTACGGTTGGCAACTGGTATTGCTGATTCTGACTGTAAACATTCTGAAGTATCCGTTTTTTCGGGCAGCGGTGAGTTTTACCGTCAGCTCCGGACAGTCATTACAGCAGGGCTATGCCCGAATGGGGAAGGGCTACCTTATTGCTGCCCTCGGCGTTAACTGTATTGCAGCGGTAGTGAATGCGGCAGCGTTACTGATGTTCTCTGCCAGTCTGTTGGGGTATTTCTTGCCGGTAGCATTACCCATACCTGTCTTGTCAGCCTTAGTGTTAACCAGCATTTTATTTATTTTGATGGCCGGTCACTTTGGTGCAATGAATAAAATAGCCAAACTTATTATGTTTGTTCTGGTGGTATCGACCATCATTGCCGCGTCGGCCGCCGCAATTAACGGGGCTGTAGCGCCGGCAACATTTACCCCAGAATCTCCCTGGTCAGTGGTCGCGATCGGCTTTCTGGTTGTTACCATGGGCTGGATGCCCGCACCGATAGAGATTTCAGCAATAACATCACTCTGGCTCAAACGACAAAAACAAACGCAGCCGGTAACCCCAGCCTCTGCGCTATTTGATTTTAATCTGGGATATATGACAACGATGTTACTGGCACTGGTATTTCTGGCCCTTGGTGCGCTGGTACTTCACGGAAGTGGCCAGACACTGGCAAGCGGTGGCATCGGATTTTCAAAGCAACTGGTAGATCTGTATGCAAGTACTATCGGGGAATGGTCACGATGGCTGATTGCTGCTATTGCGTTTCTCTGTATCTTTGGCTCAGCACTCACCGTTTATGATGGTTATTGCCGTGCTATTACCGAAGCGGCTTCGCTGTTAAAAGGAAAAGCTGATATACCACAAAAACAGTTTACCGGCGTGTTGGTAGCGGTTGCTGTTATCAGCTTTGCCATTGTATTATTTTTTAAATCTGCCTTACTGGCAATGTTGGGCTTTGCGATGACCCTGGCATTCATAACCACCCCTTTGTTTGCCTGGTTAAACCATCGGCTGGTAAAAACGTCGTCACTTGATGAGACGCTCAAAGGGGGGCGATGGCTTACAGCACTAAGTTATCTGGGGTTGGCTTATCTGTTTGGTTTTCTGGGAGTATTTGTATGGTGGAAGTTTGTATAA